The DNA window AAGGCACCTTGGCGGTAAACCAGGGCTCTTTTGGCCCGTAGCAGCGCATGGTGACCTTACGAATCCGATAGGGAACTCGACGAAACTCAAGCCATAGCCATACTTTCTGGCAATAGGGGCACCAAGCGTGATGATCACGAAACAACGTGACCCGCACATCTGACTCCGGCTGTCCAAACAGGCGCAATGTGGATTGGGCATTCGCAGGGCCTTCACATCGCTCCGCAGGGGCGGGAGCCAAAGCTTCCAACTGCTCCCAGTTCAGAGCAACAGCGTCAGCGAGCAGGTCGGCCATAGCCCATGTTCAGATTGATTCATGATCAAGGATCAGCCAGCCTGCGGTGGCTGATCAAGGCATACTCCCGAGCCTCGGCTGTGATGTGCAGCATTGGCTCGCCGCCATTCAGCAACCAGATTTCAAGGCGAGCCTCATCTGGGGCCTCAAAAAAGTAAACCTCAGACGGCATCAAAACTTTTTCACAAAAAAATTGACTCTCGCCGATACATTTGAGGATTACCATTTTTGATGAATCGTTCCGATAACAACACTCACCCATCGAAGAATTCCATCAGCTGATGCAGGAACATCCCCTGGAAATCCAATAAAAATTGTCTAGCTCAACACAAAAACAGATGCATCTTTAGATTCTTTTTATTTCCAATGCGACGATTGTCTTGCCCCAGCTTGCTTTCATGAATTTCGCCATTCTCAGCGCGAAGGAGAGGGCTGTCCGCCTGAAAGGCACTGGCCTCGAAGGCGCTGATCTCCTGGGCTGCTGGCATCTGCAAACGGTTTGGGCCAAGGGAGCACAAACATCAAATCCATTCAGCAGCTGGATGCTGCGAAGCCTGGGTGCTCGCCTGGAGATCGAAACAGGGTTAAAGAACAACGGCAAAGAGTTGCGTCTCTCTAATGCCGTCAACTTGGGGCCTATTGAACTCAAATTTCAAGGTCCAGGGTCGTTGATAGGGAAACGCCCGCTGCTGAG is part of the Synechococcus sp. WH 8016 genome and encodes:
- a CDS encoding DUF1830 domain-containing protein translates to MGECCYRNDSSKMVILKCIGESQFFCEKVLMPSEVYFFEAPDEARLEIWLLNGGEPMLHITAEAREYALISHRRLADP